From a single Arachis hypogaea cultivar Tifrunner chromosome 3, arahy.Tifrunner.gnm2.J5K5, whole genome shotgun sequence genomic region:
- the LOC112789704 gene encoding uncharacterized protein translates to MMKKCELCKVRARTFCESDQASLCWTCDANVHGANFLVARHSRTLLCRDCYSLTPWKATGAALLNAVSLCHSCSKGEQEKPKEEESEGENNDATEIDDDDDDGFEDVDGENQVVPWCSSTTPPPPPSSSAGSEESEFGAGDGFDLATSLKRRRDVDASDRDLQEASNASICERRRMAEDHR, encoded by the exons ATGATGAAGAAGTGCGAACTGTGCAAGGTTAGGGCTAGGACTTTCTGCGAGTCGGACCAGGCTAGCTTATGCTGGACCTGCGACGCTAATGTTCACGGTGCTAACTTCCTTGTGGCTAGGCACTCCAGGACGCTCCTCTGCCGCGACTGTTACTCACTTACGCCGTGGAAAGCCACCGGCGCCGCACTCCTTAACGCCGTTTCCCTCTGCCACAGTTGTTCCAAGGGAGAACAAGAAaaaccaaaagaagaagagagcgaAGGGGAAAATAACGACGCGACAGAAatcgacgacgacgacgacgacggttTCGAAGATGTGGACGGAGAAAATCAGGTTGTGCCTTGGTGCTCTTCCACCACCCCGCCGCCTCCGCCTTCGAGTTCCGCCGGCAGCGAAGAGTCGGAGTTCGGCGCTGGAGATGGTTTTGACCTGGCGACGTCGTTGAAACGACGGCGTGACGTCGACGCTTCGGATCGTGACCTTCAG gaAGCCTCGAACGCTTCGATTTGTGAGCGGCGGAGGATGGCAGAGGACCACCGCTGA
- the LOC112773617 gene encoding uncharacterized protein has protein sequence MADNTRMKTMEADIKRLYQMIEAATEEGRAKRARATEAADLKLEAIQSSLTQLLSDPTRGHSVVCDSPKGSYSGIDHHQRHLQPYRRVSFDLPKFDGTNALNWIFSVDQYFDFFRVPVEEQVGLAAMHMTGMAVPWFQMAQRSAPFRSWAQLKRDIEIEFGPSLFESPRELLFKLQQHGSVYDYYAEFVSLANRSGIEPQDALRDCFISGLRVDIRREVKAQCPPSLMRAVSLARLYEDKFSSTTRNTHGPSSYRPLPALSQHMTLSRPPPRSTLPPLLPTPPQQLISSKSPIKHLTPTEIQSRREKGLCYWCDERFSATHKCPNKHFMLYQVEPEPDASPGVSIEEVPSDGELLQQLDQQVIEHHLSYNAMHGTSGPASIRIKAQIGGLDIQALIDGGGDLVIGTPWLRTLRAHIVDYDAAFLRFWHEGQFVTVQGETSSALSQAQFHHIRRLVNTDAIAEAFTVQLQQSDEIAETLLQLPEGLNPELTILLYTYGSVFAQPKGLPPQRAHDHSIPLTKSAEPVKVRPYRYPHSQKNQIEVMVKQMLEDGIIQPNSFPIPTVDELLDELFGATVFSKLDLRSGYHQILVTPEDRHKTAFRTHQGLYEWLVMPFGLTNAPVTFQHLMNDVFRPHLRKFVLVFFDDILVYSSSWALHLQHLEMVLQILQRECLFAKLSKCLFGMAEIDYLGHTISGNGVHMEQAKVKAVSEWQQPQNLKQLRGFLGLTGYYCRFIKGYATLAAPLTDLLKKDAFLWSTQASAAFQRLKDAITSQPVLALPNFELPFELETDASGIGIGAILKQGKHRIAYFSKKLSATMQQQSAYVREFYAIIEAVAKFRHYLLGRHFIILSDQQSLKALVDQTLHTPKQQKWLHKLLGFDFEIQYKPGRENIAADALSRCFFAAFYTPQLDWVTTLKEDLQADDSLKALLLQCRQNPQGEGNYSSKNGLLLWRNRVVIPLGSSLIKLILKEYHDSVIGGHSGIAKTTERIASNFYWPKCSGTSGVMY, from the exons ATGGCCGATAATACTCGGATGAAGACTATGGAGGCTGACATCAAGCGTTTGTATCAGATGATCGAAGCGGCCACCGAGGAGGGCAGAGCTAAACGCGCGCGTGCCACAGAGGCTGCGGATCTGAAGCTAGAAGCGATCCAGTCCTCTCTCACCCAGCTCCTCTCTGATCCAACTCGCGGCCATTCCGTCGTGTGTGACTCCCCGAAAGGCTCGTACTCCGGCATCGATCATCACCAACGACACCTACAACCGTACAGAAGGGTGAGCTTTGATCTCCCGAAATTTGATGGAACGAATGCACTAAACTGGATATTTTCTGTCGACCAATACTTCGATTTCTTTCGAGTTCCGGTGGAAGAGCAAGTTGGTCTCGCCGCAATGCACATGACCGGCATGGCAGTGCCGTGGTTTCAAATGGCTCAACGCTCAGCTCCTTTCCGATCATGGGCCCAGCTCAAGCGCGACATTGAGATCGAATTTGGACCCTCTCTCTTCGAGTCCCCGCGAGAGCTCTTATTCAAGCTTCAACAACACGGCTCCGTGTACGACTATTATGCCGAATTTGTATCATTGGCGAATCGATCCGGCATCGAACCTCAGGATGCACTACGTGATTGTTTTATCAGTGGATTGCGGGTAGATATTCGCCGCGAAGTAAAGGCACAGTGCCCCCCTTCCTTGATGCGAGCGGTCAGTCTTGCGCGCTTGTATGAGGACAAATTCTCATCCACCACAAGGAACACGCATGGCCCTTCTAGCTATAGGCCCCTTCCTGCTTTGTCCCAACACATGACACTGTCGCGACCACCACCCCGCAGCACTCTGCCTCCGTTACTACCTACACCACCGCAGCAGCTGATCTCTAGCAAGAGTCCTATCAAGCATTTGACACCTACTGAAATCCAGAGCCGCCGCGAAAAGGGATTATGTTACTGGTGTGATGAGAGGTTCTCTGCCACACACAAATGCCCAAATAAACATTTTATGCTCTATCAGGTTGAGCCAGAGCCAGATGCTTCCCCAGGGGTTTCAATTGAGGAGGTTCCCAGCGATGGTGAATTGTTGCAACAACTTGATCAACAAGTAATTGAACATCATCTGTCTTATAATGCGATGCACGGCACTTCTGGACCTGCATCCATTCGAATCAAGGCTCAGATTGGGGGTTTAGACATTCAAGCTCTCATTGATGGGG GAGGAGATTTGGTGATAGGCACCCCGTGGTTGAGGACCCTGCGAGCTCATATTGTGGATTACGACGCTGCTTTTCTTCGTTTTTGGCACGAGGGACAGTTTGTGACAGTGCAGGGTGAGACTTCTTCAGCCCTGTCTCAAGCTCAATTTCACCATATTAGGCGATTGGTCAACACCGACGCCATAGCGGAGGCATTCACGGTTCAACTCCAGCAAAGTGATGAGATAGCAGAAACACTTTTACAGCTTCCAGAAGGGTTGAACCCAGAATTAACCATCCTTCTCTACACTTATGGCTCAGTTTTTGCTCAACCCAAGGGACTGCCACCACAACGGGCGCATGATCATTCGATTCCTCTAACGAAGAGTGCCGAGCCGGTCAAGGTTCGGCCATACCGGTATCCTCATAGCCAAAAGAATCAAATTGAAGTGATGGTGAAACAAATGTTGGAGGATGGAATCATCCAACCCA ATAGCTTCCCAATCCCAACTGTGGATGAGTTGCTTGATGAACTATTTGGTGCTACTGTTTTTTCTAAACTTGATTTACGGTCCGGGTATCATCAAATCTTGGTGACACCTGAGGATAGGCACAAGACAGCCTTTCGCACCCACCAAGGCCTTTACGAGTGGCTTGTAATGCCGTTTGGACTTACCAATGCCCCAGTGACCTTCCAACatttgatgaatgatgtttttcgGCCTCACTTACGGAAGTTTGTACTTGTATTCTTTGATGATATTTTGGTTTATAGTTCCTCTTGGGCATTGCACCTACAACACCTTGAGATGGTCTTACAAATTCTGCAACGGGAGTGTTTATTTGCCAAGCTCTCTAAATGCCTCTTTGGCATGGCAGAAATCGATTATCTGGGGCATACCATTTCCGGAAATGGCGTGCACATGGAGCAAGCCAAAGTAAAAGCTGTTTCTGAATGGCAACAGCCCCAGAACCTCAAGCAGCTTAGGGGATTTCTAGGCCTCACAGGTTATTACTGCAGATTTATCAAGGGTTATGCAACTTTGGCAGCACCCCTTACTGACCTATTAAAGAAAGATGCTTTTCTATGGAGCACTCAGGCATCAGCGGCTTTTCAACGTCTCAAGGATGCTATTACTTCCCAACCTGTGCTAGCACTACCCAATTTTGAGTTACCTTTCGAGTTAGAGACGGATGCTTCGGGGATAGGCATTGGTGCGATTCTGAAGCAAGGGAAGCACCGAATagcttatttttcaaaaaaattgtcCGCCACTATGCAGCAACAATCAGCTTATGTCAGGGAGTTTTATGCAATTATAGAGGCAGTGGCTAAATTTCGACACTATTTATTAGGGAGGCACTTCATTATCCTCTCGGATCAGCAAAGTTTGAAAGCATTGGTTGACCAAACATTGCATACACCAAAACAACAGAAGTGGCTCCACAAGTTATTGGGCTTTGACTTCGAAATTCAATATAAACCAGGCCGGGAGAACATCGCAGCTGATGCTCTTTCGCGGTGCTTCTTTGCTGCATTTTATACACCTCAACTAGATTGGGTCACGACTTTAAAGGAGGATCTTCAAGCCGATGATTCACTGAAGGCTCTATTGCTTCAATGCAGGCAGAATCCTCAAGGTGAGGGTAATTACTCTTCAAAGAATGGCCTTCTTCTTTGGAGGAACAGGGTTGTTATTCCTTTAGGCAGCAGCTTGATTAAGCTTATTTTGAAGGAATACCATGATAGTGTGATCGGCGGTCATTCAGGCATTGCCAAAACAACTGAGCGAATCGCCTCCAATTTTTATTGGCCTAAATGCAGCGGGACATCCGGCGTTATGTACTAG